Proteins encoded in a region of the Lemur catta isolate mLemCat1 chromosome 14, mLemCat1.pri, whole genome shotgun sequence genome:
- the LOC123650245 gene encoding LOW QUALITY PROTEIN: heterogeneous nuclear ribonucleoprotein A1-like (The sequence of the model RefSeq protein was modified relative to this genomic sequence to represent the inferred CDS: inserted 1 base in 1 codon; deleted 2 bases in 1 codon): MSKSESPKEPEQPRKLFIGGLSFETTDESLRSHFEQWGTLMDCVVMRDPNTKRSRGFGFVTYATVEEVDAAMNARPYKVDGRVVEPKRAVSREDSQRLGAHLTVKKIFVGGIKEDTEEHHLRDYFEQYGKIGVIEIMTDRGSGKKRGFAFVTFDDHDSVDKIVIQKYHTVNGHNCEVRKALSKQEMASASSSLRGRSGXNFGGGRGGGFGENDNFGRGGNFSGRGGFGGSRGGGGYGGSGDGYNGFGNDGSNFGGGGSYNEFGNYNNQSSNFGPMKGGNFGGRSSGPYGGGGQYFAKPRNQGGYGGSSSSSSYQWQKVLIIPRKQSLAGEESQRSDREATGDNRFVNSAKHSGGRAWLLQRRHVLDSTHVLGKKTRGLYL; encoded by the exons ATGTCTAAGTCAGAGTCTCCTAAAGAACCCGAACAGCCGCGGAAGCTATTCATCGGAGGGTTGAGCTTTGAAACGACCGATGAGAGTCTGAGGAGCCATTTTGAGCAATGGGGAACGCTCATGGACTGTGTGGTAATGAGAGATCCAAATACCAAGCGCTCCAGGGGCtttgggtttgtcacatatgccACAGTGGAGGAGGTGGATGCGGCAATGAATGCACGGCCATACAAGGTGGATGGAAGAGTTGTGGAACCAAAGAGAGCTGTCTCTAGAGAAGATTCTCAAAGACTAGGTGCCCACTTAACTGTGAAAAAGATCTTTGTTGGTGGCATTAAAGAAGATACTGAAGAACATCACCTAAGAGACTATTTTGAACAGTATGGGAAAATTGGAGTGATTGAAATCATGACTGACAGAGGCAGTGGCAAGAAGAGGGGCTTTGCTTTTGTAACCTTTGATGACCATGATTCTGTGGATAAGATTGTCATTCAGAAATACCATACTGTGAATGGCCACAACTGTGAAGTAAGGAAAGCCCTGTCGAAGCAAGAGATGGCCAGTGCTTCATCCAGCCTAAGAGGTCGAAGTG TCAACTTTGGTGGCGGTCGTGGAGGTGGTTTTGGTGAGAATGACAACTTTGGCCGTGGAGGAAATTTCAGTGGTCGAGGTGGCTTTGGTGGCAGCCGTGGTGGTGGTGGATatggtggcagtggggatgggTACAATGGATTTGGTAATGATGGAAGCAATTTTGGAGGTGGTGGAAGCTACAATGAGTTTGGCAATTACAACAATCAGTCTTCAAATTTTGGACCCATGAAGGGAGGAAATTTTGGAGGCAGAAGCTCTGGCCCCTATGGTGGTGGAGGCCAATATTTTGCCAAACCACGAAACCAAGGTGGCTATGGTGGTTCCAGTAGCAGCAGTAGCTAT CAGTGGCAGAAGGTTTTAATTATTCCCAGGAAACAAAGCTTAGCAGGAGAGGAGAGCcagagaagtgacagggaagCTACAGGTGACAACAGATTTGTGAACTCAGCCAAGCACAGTGGTGGCAGGGCCTGGCTGCTACAAAGAAGACATGTGTTAGACAGTACTCATGTGTTGGGCAAAAAAACTCGAGGACTGTATTTGTGA